CTGACAGGCATAAAGTGGTTCGTCAGGTGCTGCTTCTATTGCTTTTTTCAGCCACTTCACGGCTACATTGAAACGACGCTTCTGGAACGCCTGAATTCCATGGGTGAAATAGAAGTTTCCTGATGGCAAAAAAGGGATAATATTCGTATTTTCTTTAGCAGCTGTGCTATTTAGTGATGTCGTCATGAGCGTCCCCCTATTTCCGTTACAAATCTCACTAATAAAGCAGTATAACATAGAAATGTGTTATGAAATAGGAGATTTTCTAACTTTTAAGAGTGACGTTCTTCTAGAACCGTCAGTACGTCATCAAGTGGGACTCCACGATCAGTCAGAATGACAAGTAAGTGGAAAAGCAGATCTGCTGATTCGAGGGCCATTTCTTCTGGATCATCATTTTTAGCTGCAATGATAACTTCTCCCGCTTCCTCTCCAATTTTCTTGGCAATCCGGTCTACGCCTTCACTAAACAGTTTGGCTGTATAAGAACCTTCCGGAAGTGTAGATTTCCGTTCGGCTAGTGTACTTTGCAACTGATCCAGAATTTGATAGCGATTCTCTTTCACATGTCCTTCCGTATCGGTCAATGATTCCGAGAAGCAGCTGTAATCTCCCTTATGGCACGCAGGTCCGTTTGGAACGACTTGCACGAGTAAAGCGTCCTGATCACAATCGAAATGGATGCTCGTTACTTTTTGTGTATTTCCAGAGGTTTCTCCTTTATGCCACAACTCTTGACGGGAGCGGCTAAAAAAAACGGTTTCCCCAATTTCCAATGTTTTTTCTAATGATTCTTTACTCATATAGGCAAGTGTTAGTACAGCCTTTGAACGAGCATCCTGCACAATAGCAGGGACAAGTCCTTGTTCATCGAATTGAAGATCATTTACATTCATCTCACGATTACCCCTTTCTCTTTCAAATAAGCTTTCACATTTGCAACGGACGTTTCTTTATAATGGAAAATCGAAGCAGCTAAAGCGGCATCCGCATCGACTTCTGTAAATACATCATAGAAGTGTTCACTGGAACCGGCTCCCCCTGAAGCAATGACAGGTACGTTTACGACATCCTGTACTGCCTCCAATAAAGGAAGATCAAAGCCTGTCTTTTCACCATCTTTATTCATAGATGTCAACAGGATTTCTCCTGCTCCACGACGAACTGCTTCTTCAGCCCATTCGGTCACTTTCCACCCAGAAGGGGTACGTCCTCCACGGGTATAGACACGCCACGTTCCCCACTCTTCATCATAACGAGCGTCAATCGCTACCACAATACACTGGCTGCCGAAATAATCCGCTCCTTCTGTAAGCAGTTCCGGCCGGTTCACCGCTGAAGAATTTAAAGAAACTTTATCCGCTCCGTTTCTTAAAGTTTCTTTAATATCTTCCAGTGAGCGGATTCCTCCTCCGACTGTAAAAGGAATCGCCAGCTCTGAAGCTACCGAGCGAACGACATCAATCATCGTTTTCTTTCCTTCATGAGTAGCTGATATATCTAAAAAAACCAGTTCATCCGCTCCTTGTTCGTCATAAACCTTTGCAAGCTCTACAGGATCTCCGGCATCACGGATATCGACGAATTGAATCCCTTTCACTACTCGCCCTTCCTTCACATCCAGACATGGAATAATGCGTTTGGATAACATCAGCTTTCCTCCAATTCAAGAGCTTCAGAGAGCGTGAAACGATCAGTATAAAGAGCTTTTCCAACAATGGAACCGATAACGTGACGGCCCTGGTAGTTCTTGAGTATTTCTAAGTCGCTCAGCCCCTGGATGCCTCCTGAGGCAATAACATTAACCTTTGTTTCATCCGCCAATCGAACAATTTCTTTTACATTAGGTCCAGACAACATGCCATCTTTGGCAATATCGGTGTAAATAAATGTCCGTGCTCCTGCCTCGGCTAATTCACGGCCTAAATCAACTGCCTGTATTTGAGAACTCTCAAGCCACCCAGCTGTAGACACGTAGCCATCTCGTGCATCGAGCCCGATGACGATACGCTCTCCATAATTACGAAGAAGAGATTTCGTTAATTCTAAATCACGAACCGCAAGTGAACCGATGATTACTCGATCTACTCCCTGGTCCAAATAAAAACGCACATCTTCTTCGCAGCGGATCCCTCCACCAATCTGTACATGCGAAGACAATTCCTTCGCTGCACGGAGCACATGCTCCGCATTTTTTCTTGAACCTTCTTTAGCTCCGTCAAGGTCGACCATATGAATCCAGGAGGCGCCTTTATCGGAGAACTCTCGGGCTACTTCGTATGGGTCTTCCCCGTACACCGTTTCCTTATCAAAGTCTCCCTGCTCAAGGCGGACACATTTTCCATTACGCATATCAATTGCTGGGTAAATTGTAAAGCTCATCTCTAAAAACTCCTCACTGTTTGACCATTACTTTGCAAAAATTCTCTAAGAGCTGCATGCCGGCTCTCCCGCTTTTCTCGGGGTGAAACTGACTTGCTACCAGGTTATTTCGACCAACGATGGCCGGTACTTCAAGGTGATAATCGGCTGTTGCATAGAGGATAGATGGGTCAGGGGTCTGTACGACAAAGGAGTGAACAAAATATACATAATCTTCTTTCACGTCAGAAAGCAGCGGCTCTTCAGGCTGAAGCAGGTTCATCTTATTCCAGCCCATGTGAGGTACTTTATAGGATTTCCCCTGTTCATTCACGCCTGGAAATCTGACAATTTTGCCCGGAAAAAGACCTAGTCCTTCAGTTTCTCCGCCTTCCTCACTCGCTTCAAATAACAGCTGCATGCCTAAACAAATTCCGTAAATCGGCACCCCGGCTTTAACTTTTTCTTTTATAAAAGGGATGAAGCCGTGTTCTTCCAGTGCTTTCATAGCATCCGGAAAAGCACCAACACCCGGGAGAATGTATCCATCACAATCCTCAATCTCAGCAGGTCTTTCACCAAACTTATAAGGAATGTCCAAACGCTCTAAGGCTTTAGAAACACTGAATAAATTCCCCATTCCATAATCTATAATTCCTATCATTTATAAACTTCCTTTCGTACTTGGCACTCCTTGAACCCGGGGATCAATTTGAGTTGCTTCATCAAGTGCGCGAGCAAGAGCTTTAAACATGGCTTCGATTATATGGTGCGTATTATGTCCATGGTGAAGAACGATATGGAGATTCATCCTGGCTTCAACCGCAAATTTCCAAAAAAACTCATGTACATTTTCCGTATCAAAGGTGCCCAGGCGATCTTTAGGTAATTCCGCTTTCCATTCCAGGTGTGGACGATCACTAAGATCTACCGCTACTGTGACAAGCGTCTCATCCATAGGAAGAGTCATCGAACCATACCTTTTCATACCAAATTTATCTCCCAGGGCTTCTCGGAAAGCCTGGCCCAGACAAATACCGATATCCTCAGTCAAGTGGTGATCATCGACTTCCACATCCCCATGTCCTTTAACGGAAAGATTAAACAGACCATGCTTTGCAAAAAGCTCGAGCATATGAGCTAAAAAAGGAACCTGCACATCTAAATCTGCTTTACCAGAACCATCGACGGAAATGCCAAGTTCTATATTGGTTTCTCCCGTTTTACGTACAATTTCAGCGTACCTTTCGTTGGTCATTTCCATCTCTCCTTCCGCGTGTCAATTGCTCTTGCGTGGGCTTCTAATCCTTCCAGCCGGGCATAACGTGCGATCTTATCCCCATGTTTCTTTAGTGCGTCTTCACTGTAGGAAATAACACTCGACTTTTTGAGAAAATCGTCTACATTCAAAGGACTGGAAAAACGAGCCGTACCGTTCGTCGGAAGTACATGATTAGGCCCGGCGAAATAATCACCCACAGGCTCGCTGCTATAAGGTCCGAGGAAAATAGCACCAGCATTTTTAATTTTTCCTAAGTGTTGGAAAGGTTCGTCTGTTACAATTTCCAAGTGTTCAGGAGCGATTTCATTTATTGTAGTAATTGCTTCGCCCCACGTTTCGCATAAGAGGATCATGCCGTAATCCTCCACGCTTTTACGCGCAATCTCAGCACGAGGCAAGTCCTCTAATTGATTTTTCACTTCTTGCTGAACCTGTTCGGCGAGCTGCTGACTCGTTGTTACAAGAACACTGGAAGAACGTGCATCGTGCTCGGCTTGAGATAGAAGATCAGCGGCTACTTCAGAAGCAAGGGCCGTGTCATCCGCCAATATAGCAATTTCACTGGGACCAGCTATCATATCGATGTCTACATCGCCGAAGACTTCTCTTTTCGCAAGGGCCACAAATACATTTCCTGGTCCAGTAATTTTATCTACAGCAGGAACAGTCTCCGTCCCATAAGCGAGGGCTGCAATCGCCTGAGCACCGCCTACTTTATAAACGTCCTCCACGCCAAGAATATGAGCGGCAAGTAATACACCATCCGGAACCTTCCCATCTTTCCCAGGGGGAGTGACCATCACGATCCTTTCCACTCCGGCTACCTGAGCCGGAATCACATTCATAAATACAGAGGATGGATAAGCTGCTGTGCCTCCAGGTACATACACACCGGCCGCTTCAATAGCGGTGATTTTCTGACCTAGAATTGTACCATCCTCTGATGAATCAAACCAGGACGCAGGTCGCTGTTTTTCATGAAAACGGCGTATATTAGCAGCTGCTTCTTGCAGAATTTCTACAAATTCCCCATCAAGCGCTTCATATGCCTCTTCAAATTCTTCTGGTGAAACTTTGTACTGATCAAGCTTTACCCCATCGAAGCGTTCTGTGTAATTAAGGACCGCTTCGTCTCCTCGAGATTTCACATCCTCAATAATTGCTTGAACGGTTTTTCTCTGTTCCTCTGTTCCTTGCTCCACTCGGCGACGTAATGATACACGGTCACTTTTTTGAATAATTTTCATTATTTTATTCCCTCCATGACGTCACTGAGGTTTGTGACCATGTGCTCAATCTCTTCACTTTTCAAACGGTAGCTAACCGGATTTACAATTAATCGAGAAGTGATGTCGGTGATCTTTTCATATTCCACCAGACCGTTCTCTTTCAAAGTCCTGCCCGTAGAAACGATGTCCACGATTCGGTCTGCCAGCCCAATTAGTGGTGCAAGTTCAATCGAACCATTGAGCGGAATTATTTCAATCTGCTCGCCCTGTTCACGAAAATAATCGGAAGCTACCTTCGGATATTTAGTGGCAATCTTTGGTGCAATCCGGCTGAGAGGCTGGTCCGGTACACCTGCAACGGCTACGTAACATGGACTGATTTTTAAATCGAGTACTTCATAGACATCACGGTCCTGTTCCAGAAGCACATCTTTTCCAGCAATCCCAAGATCAGCTGCGCCATATTCTACATAAGTGACTACGTCCATTGGCTTGGCCATCATCACACGAATATTTTGCTCAGGAAATTCAAGGATAAGCTTCCGGGACTCTTCAAGATCTGCTCCCAAGTCATAACCGGCCCTTTTCATCAGCTCAGCTGCTTCCTCATATATCCGTCCTTTTGGCATAGCGATTGTCAGTCGTTTATTCATCCTGACCACCTCCTACCTGAGTAAAATCAATTGTATTAGCTAACTGTTCGTAAAAAGCAGGAAGATCAGGTATTTGATCTACGTGCTGTAGAAGAACCGCATGTCCTTCTTTTCGATATTCATCTGCCTTTCTTTTTCCCTTTACATACGAATCGTCGTCTACAATAATACCGATCCGTTCGTCCTGGTCCTCAA
The Halobacillus halophilus DSM 2266 DNA segment above includes these coding regions:
- the hisB gene encoding imidazoleglycerol-phosphate dehydratase HisB, with the translated sequence MTNERYAEIVRKTGETNIELGISVDGSGKADLDVQVPFLAHMLELFAKHGLFNLSVKGHGDVEVDDHHLTEDIGICLGQAFREALGDKFGMKRYGSMTLPMDETLVTVAVDLSDRPHLEWKAELPKDRLGTFDTENVHEFFWKFAVEARMNLHIVLHHGHNTHHIIEAMFKALARALDEATQIDPRVQGVPSTKGSL
- the hisD gene encoding histidinol dehydrogenase, which produces MKIIQKSDRVSLRRRVEQGTEEQRKTVQAIIEDVKSRGDEAVLNYTERFDGVKLDQYKVSPEEFEEAYEALDGEFVEILQEAAANIRRFHEKQRPASWFDSSEDGTILGQKITAIEAAGVYVPGGTAAYPSSVFMNVIPAQVAGVERIVMVTPPGKDGKVPDGVLLAAHILGVEDVYKVGGAQAIAALAYGTETVPAVDKITGPGNVFVALAKREVFGDVDIDMIAGPSEIAILADDTALASEVAADLLSQAEHDARSSSVLVTTSQQLAEQVQQEVKNQLEDLPRAEIARKSVEDYGMILLCETWGEAITTINEIAPEHLEIVTDEPFQHLGKIKNAGAIFLGPYSSEPVGDYFAGPNHVLPTNGTARFSSPLNVDDFLKKSSVISYSEDALKKHGDKIARYARLEGLEAHARAIDTRKERWK
- the hisG gene encoding ATP phosphoribosyltransferase, with amino-acid sequence MNKRLTIAMPKGRIYEEAAELMKRAGYDLGADLEESRKLILEFPEQNIRVMMAKPMDVVTYVEYGAADLGIAGKDVLLEQDRDVYEVLDLKISPCYVAVAGVPDQPLSRIAPKIATKYPKVASDYFREQGEQIEIIPLNGSIELAPLIGLADRIVDIVSTGRTLKENGLVEYEKITDITSRLIVNPVSYRLKSEEIEHMVTNLSDVMEGIK
- the hisF gene encoding imidazole glycerol phosphate synthase subunit HisF — translated: MLSKRIIPCLDVKEGRVVKGIQFVDIRDAGDPVELAKVYDEQGADELVFLDISATHEGKKTMIDVVRSVASELAIPFTVGGGIRSLEDIKETLRNGADKVSLNSSAVNRPELLTEGADYFGSQCIVVAIDARYDEEWGTWRVYTRGGRTPSGWKVTEWAEEAVRRGAGEILLTSMNKDGEKTGFDLPLLEAVQDVVNVPVIASGGAGSSEHFYDVFTEVDADAALAASIFHYKETSVANVKAYLKEKGVIVR
- the hisA gene encoding 1-(5-phosphoribosyl)-5-[(5-phosphoribosylamino)methylideneamino]imidazole-4-carboxamide isomerase, which encodes MSFTIYPAIDMRNGKCVRLEQGDFDKETVYGEDPYEVAREFSDKGASWIHMVDLDGAKEGSRKNAEHVLRAAKELSSHVQIGGGIRCEEDVRFYLDQGVDRVIIGSLAVRDLELTKSLLRNYGERIVIGLDARDGYVSTAGWLESSQIQAVDLGRELAEAGARTFIYTDIAKDGMLSGPNVKEIVRLADETKVNVIASGGIQGLSDLEILKNYQGRHVIGSIVGKALYTDRFTLSEALELEES
- the hisH gene encoding imidazole glycerol phosphate synthase subunit HisH; the encoded protein is MIGIIDYGMGNLFSVSKALERLDIPYKFGERPAEIEDCDGYILPGVGAFPDAMKALEEHGFIPFIKEKVKAGVPIYGICLGMQLLFEASEEGGETEGLGLFPGKIVRFPGVNEQGKSYKVPHMGWNKMNLLQPEEPLLSDVKEDYVYFVHSFVVQTPDPSILYATADYHLEVPAIVGRNNLVASQFHPEKSGRAGMQLLENFCKVMVKQ
- the hisIE gene encoding bifunctional phosphoribosyl-AMP cyclohydrolase/phosphoribosyl-ATP diphosphatase HisIE — encoded protein: MNVNDLQFDEQGLVPAIVQDARSKAVLTLAYMSKESLEKTLEIGETVFFSRSRQELWHKGETSGNTQKVTSIHFDCDQDALLVQVVPNGPACHKGDYSCFSESLTDTEGHVKENRYQILDQLQSTLAERKSTLPEGSYTAKLFSEGVDRIAKKIGEEAGEVIIAAKNDDPEEMALESADLLFHLLVILTDRGVPLDDVLTVLEERHS